One region of Polypterus senegalus isolate Bchr_013 chromosome 11, ASM1683550v1, whole genome shotgun sequence genomic DNA includes:
- the LOC120538871 gene encoding MOB kinase activator 1A isoform X2 produces the protein MSFLFGNRSSKTFKPKKNIPEGSHQYELLKHAEATLGSGNLRQAVMLPEGEDLNEWIAVNTVDFFNQINMLYGTITEFCTETSCSVMSAGPRYEYHWADGTNIKKPIKCSAPKYIDYLMTWVQDQLDDETLFPSKIGIQLD, from the exons TGGCAATCGATCTTCAAAGACTTTCAAACCCAAAAAGAACATCCCTGAGGGTTCACACCAGTATGAGCTGTTAAAGCATGCAGAGGCGACTCTCGGCAGTGGAAACTTGCGCCAAGCAGTGATGCTTCCCGAGGGAGAAGATCTCAATGAATGGATTGCTGTGAACA CTGTAGATTTCTTCAACCAAATCAACATGTTGTATGGCACAATAACAGAGTTCTGCACAGAGACCAGTTGCTCGGTGATGTCTGCAGGGCCAAG GTATGAGTATCATTGGGCTGATGGCACTAATATTAAGAAGCCTATAAAGTGCTCTGCCCCAAAGTATATTGACTACTTGATGACCTGGGTTCAGGACCAACTTGATGATGAAACCCTTTTTCCATCCAAAATAG